CATAGGTAAAATGTGATAGTTCTCTTAGCAATATAATTTGATACCATTCTGATATAGGTTGAGTTAATGTGTCTAAGAATTTTAACCCTTCAAAACCAGTTAATCTGATGATGGTAATTTGAGATTCTGCTCTAACCAAATCGTTTTTATGATTGGTGTTTTTATAGACCTTATCTTGCATACCCTCTAGTTTCATCACTCCAATTTCTTGAATAGCTTTTGCTTTAATATGCCAGTTTTTTGCATCAATGTTTTTTAAAACATATTTGTCAAGTTTTAACTGTAGGTATAGGTCTTTTAAGGATTCACTAGCATTTCCTGAAAAGCTTTTTGTAGCTAATAATATTTTGTTGGTAATTAATTTTCTAAAAGTTTTTAGAACAAGTAAGTTTTTAATTCGCTTTTTATCTTGTTCAATACCTTTATTATCAAAATATACAGTATTGTTTATGATATTATTACAGATTGATGTCCAACGTATGTATTTTTTTCTGTTTATATTTTTTAATAACAAAATAACAAGCATGTAAAGAAGCAAGACCAATGAAGTACCCAAAAATAGATATATTAAAGGTTTTAATTGTATCATTACTTTCTTCTTAAGGCAAATCTTTTAATTCTAATAGATAATTCACTTGGACTAAAAGGTTTAGGAATAAAGTCATCAGCACCTAATTGAAATGCTTCTAAGACAACTTCTTCTTGTCCCATTGTGGTTAAGATAATAATAGCAATTTGGTCTTTATATTTTTCTTTAACAGCTCCAACAATTTCTAATCCTGAAACATAAGGCATCATAATATCAGAAATAATTAAGTCTGGCATATGTTCTTCGGTTTTTTTTAAAGCCTCACGTCCGTCTACTGCGGTTATCACTTCATAGCCATCTTTTTTTAATCTAAATTCTAAAGTACTCAATATTAATGCATCATCCTCTGCAATTAAAATTTTCATAGCATAATTTTTTATAGAGGTAATTAACTAATGGTTATTCATAGGGGTAACACTAATATAGGGGTTTCTTTTTAGATTAGTTATTTCTATGTTTATTTTTTAGACGTATCTTTTTTAGCTAAAAATGATCAACAAAAAATTTAAAAAAAGAGGAATGTGACTTGTATAACAAAAAAGACTTGTTATATTTGCACTCGCAAACGAGAAATCGTGAGACGCTCAGGAGAAATGGCAGAGTGGTCGAATGCGGCAGTCTTGAAAACTGTTGACTGTAACAGGTCCGGGGGTTCGAATCCCTCTTTCTCCGCTAAGAGTTTGAAAAACTCAACCAAAACGCTGTAAAACTTATGTTTTACGGCGTTTTTTCATTTGTGACTATCCCATAAAGTTCATTAAATGGTATGCTTTCAGTGACCTATTTAGTGACCTATTGTTTAAAATTCAAATAGGTCACTAGAAAACGCTGAAACACTTGTATAATAAGGAGTTCACGTTTTGAACATCTTGTTTCAAGTGGTTTTAAGAGATAGTTTTATCAACCTAAAAAGTTACCACAAATGACCAAAACATTCAACTTACTCTTCTTGATTAAGAAAAGTAAAATCAAAGCCAATGGCACAGCCCCAATTTATTTAAGGATAACCATTAACGGAAAACCAAAAGAAATTGCATCAAAAAGATATGTAGCACCCGATTTATGGGATAGTAAACTTCAGAAAGTGATAGGTAAATCCGAAGAAGTAAAATCTTTAAATAGGTATCTTAAAACGTTAGAGCAGCAAGTTTATGATACACACCACACAATATTAAAAGACAAAATAACTGCAACCTCAGCAGTTTTAAAATCTAAACTTCAAGGTGTTGATGATAAACAAAGAATGTTAATTCCAATCTTCAAAGATCATAATAACAAAATTAAAGAACTGGTTGGAAAAGAATATGCTCCAGGAACATTAGAGCGTTACAAAACATCTTTAAAACACACAATAGCTTTTTTAGAATGGAAATATCAAATATCGGATATAGATATTGCAAAAATCAATCATGCTTTCATAACAGAGTATGAATTTTATTTAAGAAGCGTTAGAAATTGTAATAATAACACAGCAGTCAAGTACATCAAGAATTTCGGTAAAATCATAAAGATATGTTTGGCCAATGATTGGCTAGACAAAAATCCATTCGCCAATTATAAAGCAAAAGTTAGAGAAGTTGAGCGTGTCTATTTAACAGAAGAAGAAATCCAAACCATATTGAATAAAGATTTTAAGACAGAAAGATTATCGCTAGTTCGTGATATCTTCCTTTTTAGTTGCTTTACAGGATTAGCATACATTGATGTCAAAAATTTAACAAAACTGCATATAAGTATTGGAATCGATGGAGAGAAATGGATATTTACTCACAGACAAAAAACAGAATCCGCTTCAAAAATCCCCATACTCCCTGTTACACAAATGATAATTGATAAGTACGCACAGCACCCGCAATGTATAAACGAAAACAGACTGCTCCCTATTTTGAGTAATCAAAAAATGAATGCCTATCTTAAAGAAATTGCAGGTGTTTGTGAAATTGAAAAAGATTTAACTTTTCATATTGCACGCCACACTTTTGCAACCACCGTAACACTTACAAATGGCGTTCCTATAGAAAGCGTAAGTAAAATGTTGGGGCATAAAAATTTACGGACTACCCAACATTATGCAAAAATTTTGGATAAAAAAGTAAGTGAGGATATGAAGGTTTTGAGAGATAAATTCAGTTTAACCGATATAAAATCTCATAAAAAAAATAATTTAACTTATTATAATAAACTACTATCAAATAACTTATAACTATGATTGTTTTTCTAAATATCTTTTCTTTGTAATTCAAAACAAACATTAACTATATAAGAATAGAGATTTAATGAAAGAGAAAAGTATTCCTTTTTATACTTCTATTAATGATTTTCTAGAATCAATACCTGTCAATCATAGGACTAAAAATCCTATGTTTTATTGTATGCGTTTAGAAGAGCCATAAAGATGAAATTTACAAAGCTCCATTTCGTAGAGATTTCTTTTTTATCGGTTTAATAACATCTAATGGAAAAACCAATGTTATATATAACAATTAAGATGACCATATAAAAGAGTCATTTCTCACCTTTCAATGTTCAAACTTGATTTATAGTTTTTACAAAGAAAAAAATACGGAAGGTTATCTCATTTATTTTAAACAGGAATACTTTAATTTTTTAAAATTTGATTTTTTTAATGAATTCCCATTTTTTAATATTTTAAACATCAACTTATTTCAACTAGAAAATAATAAATATCAAGAATTATTACCAGTATTTGAAGAGGTATTTAAATCTTATGAAAATATAGATGTCTTTTCCAAAGTTACTACACATAAATTTCTTGCTTTACTCTATAATCTAAAAGAATTTACTAAGATTCAAAATGAATTACAACCATTAATAAATTCTAGTCATTCCATTACAAATCAATATTTAAAATTGGTGAATGTTCATTACCTCGAAAAACGAACAGTTAAAGAATATGCTACCTTATTAAATATCAGTGCTAGTCACTTATCTAAAACCGTTAAAACTGAAACAAATAAAAAAGCACTTTCGCATATTAATGGCAGGCTTATAAAGGAGGCAAAATCACTGATTCAATTCACTAATTTAAGCATAGCTGAAATAGCGCATCAATTAGGCTTTTCTGACGCTTCTAATTTTGGTAACTTCTTCCGTAAGCATACTTCAACCAGTCCACTAA
Above is a genomic segment from Wenyingzhuangia fucanilytica containing:
- a CDS encoding HEAT repeat domain-containing protein; the protein is MIQLKPLIYLFLGTSLVLLLYMLVILLLKNINRKKYIRWTSICNNIINNTVYFDNKGIEQDKKRIKNLLVLKTFRKLITNKILLATKSFSGNASESLKDLYLQLKLDKYVLKNIDAKNWHIKAKAIQEIGVMKLEGMQDKVYKNTNHKNDLVRAESQITIIRLTGFEGLKFLDTLTQPISEWYQIILLRELSHFTYDSFNGIDIWLKSKNNSVVIFALKLIDEYHLFELYNEVLLCIEHQSEKIRQQAIKTIAKIFNSTTPSLFINIFDKEVYANKLVIAIALQEIGTDNEIPFLIEKLQTENIQLKTILTRTIAKINPNQFEDICNNSISNHYPMDLIVKQIKEEITI
- a CDS encoding response regulator transcription factor — protein: MKILIAEDDALILSTLEFRLKKDGYEVITAVDGREALKKTEEHMPDLIISDIMMPYVSGLEIVGAVKEKYKDQIAIIILTTMGQEEVVLEAFQLGADDFIPKPFSPSELSIRIKRFALRRK
- a CDS encoding helix-turn-helix domain-containing protein — its product is MIYSFYKEKNTEGYLIYFKQEYFNFLKFDFFNEFPFFNILNINLFQLENNKYQELLPVFEEVFKSYENIDVFSKVTTHKFLALLYNLKEFTKIQNELQPLINSSHSITNQYLKLVNVHYLEKRTVKEYATLLNISASHLSKTVKTETNKKALSHINGRLIKEAKSLIQFTNLSIAEIAHQLGFSDASNFGNFFRKHTSTSPLTFRKNYTTR
- a CDS encoding site-specific integrase; translation: MTKTFNLLFLIKKSKIKANGTAPIYLRITINGKPKEIASKRYVAPDLWDSKLQKVIGKSEEVKSLNRYLKTLEQQVYDTHHTILKDKITATSAVLKSKLQGVDDKQRMLIPIFKDHNNKIKELVGKEYAPGTLERYKTSLKHTIAFLEWKYQISDIDIAKINHAFITEYEFYLRSVRNCNNNTAVKYIKNFGKIIKICLANDWLDKNPFANYKAKVREVERVYLTEEEIQTILNKDFKTERLSLVRDIFLFSCFTGLAYIDVKNLTKLHISIGIDGEKWIFTHRQKTESASKIPILPVTQMIIDKYAQHPQCINENRLLPILSNQKMNAYLKEIAGVCEIEKDLTFHIARHTFATTVTLTNGVPIESVSKMLGHKNLRTTQHYAKILDKKVSEDMKVLRDKFSLTDIKSHKKNNLTYYNKLLSNNL